The following coding sequences lie in one Manis pentadactyla isolate mManPen7 chromosome 19, mManPen7.hap1, whole genome shotgun sequence genomic window:
- the CCDC190 gene encoding coiled-coil domain-containing protein 190 isoform X2 — protein sequence MEKPTAGASLCKRFDWERKNAKQAEARLGQRLQRLEAVRLQRVQLLTREQKQLQKDLNRLQQDIIKKKLSSYFGNGNQKRPEDALVFSARGGQTHRAPQAREVRAPATVRTQEAHKAEAQVPRFHHTGLKDPTTNKGKSLPQNDRTSPFTGEKPQAQETDSINPPTGKDPSQGVSVLCQDQVSANTPDQGPSCSPRGQSRAGHAAESRSNDADLKPDLSPVECAGNFDGDSTRSTYLELFEKAKNAHYLRHRVPPESERLLSIGEIFGHEGSLQPRAGAECENRVAS from the exons ATGGAGAAGCCCACGGCCGGGGCGTCACTGTGCAAGCGCTTCGACTGGGAGAGGAAGAACGCCAAGCAGGCCGAGGCCAGGCTCGGCCAAAGGCTGCAGAGACTCGAGGCCGTCCGCCTGCAGCGGGTGCAGCTGCTGACCAGGGAGCAGAAGCAGCTGCAGAAGGACCTGAACAGGCTGCAGCAAG ATATTATCAAGAAAAAGCTGTCCTCTTATTTCGGGAATGGAAATCagaagagaccagaagatgctcTCGTGTTCTCAGCACGGGGCGGGCAGACGCACAGAGCTCCGCAGGCTCGTGAAGTGAG GGCACCGGCGACTGTCCGGACGCAGGAAGCACACAAAGCCGAGGCCCAGGTGCCTCGTTTCCATCACACTGGCCTCAAGGACCCAACGACAAACAAAGGGAAGTCACTACCTCAAAACGACAGAACGTCCCCCTTCACAGGAGAGAAACCACAAGCCCAGGAGACAGATTCTATAAACCCACCGACGGGCAAAGACCCCAGCCAGGGCGTCTCTGTCCTGTGTCAGGACCAGGTCTCTGCCAACACCCCAGACCAGGGCCCCAGCTGCAGCCCAAGAGGTCAAAGCAGAGCGGGACACGCTGCTGAGTCCCGATCAAACGACGCCGACCTAAAGCCAGACCTGAGCCCCGTAGAATGTGCTGGAAACTTCGATGGCGACTCCACGAGGTCAACCTACTTAGAGTTGTTTGAAAAGGCCAAAAATGCCCATTACCTCCGGCACAGGGTCCCCCCCGAGTCAGAGAGATTGCTTAGCATCGGGGAGATATTCGGGCACGAGGGATCCCTGCAGCCCCGAGCAGGAGCGGAGTGTGAGAACAGGGTGGCCTCCTAA
- the CCDC190 gene encoding coiled-coil domain-containing protein 190 isoform X1 yields MEKPTAGASLCKRFDWERKNAKQAEARLGQRLQRLEAVRLQRVQLLTREQKQLQKDLNRLQQADIIKKKLSSYFGNGNQKRPEDALVFSARGGQTHRAPQAREVRAPATVRTQEAHKAEAQVPRFHHTGLKDPTTNKGKSLPQNDRTSPFTGEKPQAQETDSINPPTGKDPSQGVSVLCQDQVSANTPDQGPSCSPRGQSRAGHAAESRSNDADLKPDLSPVECAGNFDGDSTRSTYLELFEKAKNAHYLRHRVPPESERLLSIGEIFGHEGSLQPRAGAECENRVAS; encoded by the exons ATGGAGAAGCCCACGGCCGGGGCGTCACTGTGCAAGCGCTTCGACTGGGAGAGGAAGAACGCCAAGCAGGCCGAGGCCAGGCTCGGCCAAAGGCTGCAGAGACTCGAGGCCGTCCGCCTGCAGCGGGTGCAGCTGCTGACCAGGGAGCAGAAGCAGCTGCAGAAGGACCTGAACAGGCTGCAGCAAG CAGATATTATCAAGAAAAAGCTGTCCTCTTATTTCGGGAATGGAAATCagaagagaccagaagatgctcTCGTGTTCTCAGCACGGGGCGGGCAGACGCACAGAGCTCCGCAGGCTCGTGAAGTGAG GGCACCGGCGACTGTCCGGACGCAGGAAGCACACAAAGCCGAGGCCCAGGTGCCTCGTTTCCATCACACTGGCCTCAAGGACCCAACGACAAACAAAGGGAAGTCACTACCTCAAAACGACAGAACGTCCCCCTTCACAGGAGAGAAACCACAAGCCCAGGAGACAGATTCTATAAACCCACCGACGGGCAAAGACCCCAGCCAGGGCGTCTCTGTCCTGTGTCAGGACCAGGTCTCTGCCAACACCCCAGACCAGGGCCCCAGCTGCAGCCCAAGAGGTCAAAGCAGAGCGGGACACGCTGCTGAGTCCCGATCAAACGACGCCGACCTAAAGCCAGACCTGAGCCCCGTAGAATGTGCTGGAAACTTCGATGGCGACTCCACGAGGTCAACCTACTTAGAGTTGTTTGAAAAGGCCAAAAATGCCCATTACCTCCGGCACAGGGTCCCCCCCGAGTCAGAGAGATTGCTTAGCATCGGGGAGATATTCGGGCACGAGGGATCCCTGCAGCCCCGAGCAGGAGCGGAGTGTGAGAACAGGGTGGCCTCCTAA